GGATGTTGGATCGTCGCCCAACCCATCAACCGCGAGTAATTTTAAATAAATTAATATACCTAATAACACAAATACTGAGGTTGAAAGAACCTCTTCGCCAAACTGAGTTATTGCATATGAGGAAGTACAGAATATTATATATGAAGTGAAAACAGCTGCGGCCGCAAAAGTATTAATCTGATCAAGAAATGTCAAATTGTAACCTTTTAAAGAATGCCTTTTTAAGTTTTGATCGTTACTCTGAACTAAATCTCCTCGTCTTTTACCTACAGCCAACATCAGTGATAGTAAACCTGTACACATTATTATCCAGGGAGAAAGGCTTATAGCTAATGTAGATGCACCAAACATTAAGCGAATAACAAACCCGCTGGCCACCATCAAAAGTTCAAGAATAGGTATATGCTTTAAGCCAAAAGAATATCCTAGATTTATGATAGCATATAAAAATAGCAACAAGTTAGCTGTTGTAGAATAATTGAATGATATACTTAAAGCAATAATACAACTAAGAAGCAAAAGCATAATTGTAACTGCTTCAAATTTACTTATCGCTCCAGAAGCCAAAGGACGTATCTTCTTTTTTTTGTGAAGTTTGTCAGCCTCAATATCTGTCAAATCGTTTAGGATATAAACAGAACTCGATAACAACGCGAATGAGAGGAAACTAATAAAACAAATTATAGTATCAGGTGATATAAAATTTCCTGAAAAAAATAAAGGCGCAACTACAAAGCCATTTTTAATCCACTGCTTAGGCCTCAATAACAACCAATAATTAATAAAACGTCTCATCAACCCTCAATTATTTTCCATTTTTTTCTATAAAATTTTTTGCTACACGTAAAGCTAGAGCCATGACACTTGCTTGCGGGTTAACCGAGGGCGCTTCAGGTATTAAGCTGGCATCTGCAACATACAAATTTTCACTACCCCATATTTTTCCGTAAGAGTTCGCGGCACTTATTTTTGGATTTTCACCCATACCAATGCTACTAAAAATATGAATTGTCATAAGATTACACATTTTACGGGGCAGACCTCCAGATAGAGCCGAATACATTGCGTCAATGGAGTCCCAAGCATCCATGCCTGCAATCGATGGTTGTATCTTTTTTGCGCCACTTTCAAATAAACAAACTGCTAAGCTTTGCAGCCCAACTTCTAGGTTCTCCCAATCTTCTTCGGAAAGTTGAAAGCTAACATATGGATGTTTAGAATATGGAATGGATTTAATCTTGCCTACACCTGTTCCTCTTGCCATAGCATAATACATCCCCATATTCGAAAAAGATGGCATCATATGCGATCTAAATTCCCAGTCCTCAGCTAAAAACATTCCGAAAGTTGGTAGCGAAGCTATGGAACCACCGATTCTAAAATTAGGTAAAAATTCTGTTATTGCATAAAGAGGCAGTCGGCTTCTCTGAGCATTAATTTTCTCATCAAATTCTGCTAAAATACGTATTGTTGGGTGTAATTTAAAACCGCTTCCAACGGGGGCTTTGTATCCACTTTTAAGCAATAAGTTTGGTGTTTGAGTTGCACCTCCACATACAAAAAAATACTTAGCCGTAATTTTAATAGTTTGATAAATACCTTCTTTATTTTTCACTCTAGCCCGAGCACTTTTAACAGAAGTTTTAGATTTAATCAGCCTTTCTACTCGACAATGAGAAATTAACCTTCCACCATTATCTGTATATTGCCGAAGAACTGATGTCGACATTGACTGTTTTGCGCCAGTTGGGCACCCAATTGAACAATGATTGGTGCCAACGCATTTTTTCTGGCCGCGCTCCAAGGGCATGACCCCCCAATTTTTTAATTCACCAGCTTTTCGCAGTATTTCTGAGTGAAGGCCAAGACTCCCATCAGTAAATGATGCGTTTACAAGCCTAGCAGCTTGATCATAAAAAGGGAGAAGCTTTCCAGCTGAAAAATTTTCTATGGAGTATTTTGAGGCCCATTTTTCCAATAATTCTTCGGGGGTCCTTTGAAATATAGCACTATTAATTTCAGTGCTACCCCCTACACAACTTCCCTCAGCATATGCAACAGGCGATGATCCATTTGCTAACGTCAGCCCTCCAGCTCGCCACATTTTATTGAAACTTTTTGACAATGTTTCTGGAGCATTTTCAAATGGAATAGATGCGCCTTCTTCAAGCATAAGCACATCATAACCTGCATTTACTAATTCATTACCAACTGATGCTCCACCAGCGCCAGAGCCAATAACTAATACATCACAATCAAGGTTTTCAATTTTATGAAGATTGTGATCAGACATTCCTTTTTTTCCTATAAATTTCAATTCTTTCTTTACCAGTTTTTTCGCCCAACAATGACAAAACTTCTTCATTCTCCATAAATTTTATAATGACTAGAGAACGAAATAACCTTTCAACCATTTTTCCACCAGGTATTTTGCGCCAAAAAACAATAAATGAAGGGCCAGCAATTCGTATAGTGACTGCCATTAAAAATACCAGAACTAGAATAGGCACGAGAATGAAATATGGCTGTAGGCTTATTTGTTTTTGAATGAAAATAGATGCGTCGTCCACGATTTTTGTTTTTTCTACTTCAGAAACTACTGGGAAATCTGGAAGCAATGCATCTGATATTAACTTGTAAGATTTTTGCAAGCTCATAATAAATTCTATCCAATTTCTTTTTTTAAGTTGTTAAGGAATAAGAAAGCATGCAAATACCAATAATAATTACGAA
This sequence is a window from Candidatus Micropelagos thuwalensis. Protein-coding genes within it:
- a CDS encoding prenyltransferase — protein: MRRFINYWLLLRPKQWIKNGFVVAPLFFSGNFISPDTIICFISFLSFALLSSSVYILNDLTDIEADKLHKKKKIRPLASGAISKFEAVTIMLLLLSCIIALSISFNYSTTANLLLFLYAIINLGYSFGLKHIPILELLMVASGFVIRLMFGASTLAISLSPWIIMCTGLLSLMLAVGKRRGDLVQSNDQNLKRHSLKGYNLTFLDQINTFAAAAVFTSYIIFCTSSYAITQFGEEVLSTSVFVLLGILIYLKLLAVDGLGDDPTSLVLKNRGIRLTVICWIINFIIIIYF
- a CDS encoding GMC family oxidoreductase; translated protein: MSDHNLHKIENLDCDVLVIGSGAGGASVGNELVNAGYDVLMLEEGASIPFENAPETLSKSFNKMWRAGGLTLANGSSPVAYAEGSCVGGSTEINSAIFQRTPEELLEKWASKYSIENFSAGKLLPFYDQAARLVNASFTDGSLGLHSEILRKAGELKNWGVMPLERGQKKCVGTNHCSIGCPTGAKQSMSTSVLRQYTDNGGRLISHCRVERLIKSKTSVKSARARVKNKEGIYQTIKITAKYFFVCGGATQTPNLLLKSGYKAPVGSGFKLHPTIRILAEFDEKINAQRSRLPLYAITEFLPNFRIGGSIASLPTFGMFLAEDWEFRSHMMPSFSNMGMYYAMARGTGVGKIKSIPYSKHPYVSFQLSEEDWENLEVGLQSLAVCLFESGAKKIQPSIAGMDAWDSIDAMYSALSGGLPRKMCNLMTIHIFSSIGMGENPKISAANSYGKIWGSENLYVADASLIPEAPSVNPQASVMALALRVAKNFIEKNGK